One region of Chelonoidis abingdonii isolate Lonesome George chromosome 14, CheloAbing_2.0, whole genome shotgun sequence genomic DNA includes:
- the LOC116828012 gene encoding ribonuclease-like codes for MALKGPRPALLLLLLVLLPACLALGRRETRHEKFHRQHVDFPKTSAPDARRYCNLLMQRRNLTTDTCKPTNTFIHAGPAEVDDICHSGGTLRTENYYDSKVPFELTICRLARGAQRPPCNYRGRTSTQRIRVACMGGLPVHYKTQL; via the coding sequence ATGGCCCTGAAGGGACCCCGCCCagcgttgctgctgctgctgctggttttgCTGCCCGCCTGTCTGGCTCTGGGCCGGAGGGAGACGCGCCACGAGAAATTCCACCGGCAGCATGTGGACTTCCCAAAGACCAGCGCCCCGGACGCCCGGCGCTACTGCAACCTCCTGATGCAGCGGAGGAACCTGACAACTGATACCTGCAAACCCACCAACACCTTCATCCATGCGGGGCCTGCCGAGGTGGATGACATCTGCCACTCAGGGGGCACCCTCAGAACCGAGAATTACTACGACAGCAAGGTGCCCTTTGAGCTCACCATCTGCCGGCTGGCCAGGGGCGCTCAGAGACCCCCTTGCAACTACCGCGGGAGAACCAGCACCCAGCGGATCCGGGTGGCATGCATGGGAGGGCTGCCCGTGCACTATAAAACACAGCTCTAG
- the LOC116828014 gene encoding ribonuclease-like: protein MAPKRPHPVLLLALVLLAGWLAQLGQGASYPQFLRQHVDNPKTRARNDRSYCNMMMQRRGMARPCKHTNSFVHAPASQLQGVCGRAGRPVGRNLHDSNNRYRITICQLAGRSTRPPCNYRGSSRTRRIRVACVRGLPVHYDRNL, encoded by the coding sequence ATGGCTCCAAAGAGACCCCACCCCGTGCTGCTATTGGCTTTGGtgttgctggctggctggctggcccagCTCGGCCAAGGAGCCAGCTACCCGCAGTTCCTGAGGCAGCACGTCGACAACCCCAAGACCAGGGCTCGGAATGACCGGAGCTATTGCAACATGATGATGCAGCGCCGGGGCATGGCCCGCCCCTGCAAACACACCAACTCCTTTGTCCACGCTCCCGCCAGCCAGCTCCAAGGCGTCTGCGGCCGGGCAGGTAGGCCTGTTGGCCGCAACCTGCACGACAGCAACAACCGCTACCGCATCACCATCTGCCAGCTGGCTGGGAGGTCGACCCGCCCGCCCTGCAACTACCGTGGCAGCAGCAGAACCCGGCGGATCCGCGTGGCGTGTGTCAGGGGCCTGCCCGTACACTACGACAGGAACCTCTAG
- the LOC116828011 gene encoding ribonuclease-like: MALRGPHPLLFLTLILLAAGLAQISEGASYRQFVTQHFDNPKTKAANNRLYCNLLMQRRGLTRIFCKRRNTFIHDPAGQLQAICARGGTHVNLNLYDSLESFNVTTCRVLPLSLPGNCRYRAAIGNTKIRVACVKGLPVHLEPTYLP; the protein is encoded by the coding sequence ATGGCCCTGAGAGGACCTCACCCTTTGCTCTTCCTGACCCTCATCCTGCTGGCCGCCGGCCTGGCCCAGATCAGTGAAGGTGCCAGCTACCGTCAGTTTGTGACCCAACACTTTGACAACCCCAAGACCAAAGCTGCCAATAACCGGCTCTACTGCAACCTCCTGATGCAGCGCCGTGGCCTGACCCGCATCTTCTGCAAACGCCGCAACACCTTCATCCATGACCCCgctggccagctccaggccatCTGTGCCCGTGGAGGGACACACGTGAACCTCAACCTCTATGACAGCCTGGAGTCCTTCAATGTTACCACATGCCGggtgctgcccctctccctcccggGGAACTGTAGATACAGGGCTGCAATCGGCAACACCAAGATCCGCGTGGCCTGTGTCAAGGGGCTGCCTGTGCATTTAGAGCCAACGTACCTGCCATGA